The following proteins are encoded in a genomic region of Sorangiineae bacterium MSr12523:
- a CDS encoding response regulator, which yields MSSSSVLQPSPAFVVGIGASAGGLEALERFFDSLPNDTSMAFVVVQHLSPDFKSLMDELLARHTELPICLVEDGMTIEPNHVYLIPPKKEMIISGGKLLLSERDRQQELTLPIDVFFRSLAQDCRERAVAIVLSGGGTDGSRGIRDVFESGGLVIVQDEESAQFDGMPRTARDAGVAHWVLAPGEMPRVLIEHAARPKGHPLLPETPGTSPKGLQAMYRLLEQEFAIDFTHYKPSTVTRRIERRLQLARAEHLDGYLERLKRERSELDVLYRDLLIGVTRFFRNEEAFEVLEKRVLPELLRRGPQDAPFRVWVAGCATGEEAYSLAIVLHELTSRMGNRLVKIFATDVHAGSLEIAARGLYDEEAIKNVAPQRLQRYFLQRGKAFQVVPEIRQMLVFAQHNVIKDAPFTRVDFVSCRNLLIYLQPAAQQKVLSLFHFGLNRGGIVFLGPSESPGPLLHDFQPVDRYWRIFQKYSDVRIPVEPRLKPPKFAETSLASTASMPGFGRQSFSHLLGTYDALLDEFMPASLLVNERGELIHAFSGASRFLKRRDGRQALDILDMVGPELKMVLVGGLKRVLQEASPIVFKGVRVDEVQGLYKITLRQIRNRTGSLPNVLISFETAEAPLANAPLSTEIDMGRVDEAHLAAMEAELSSTKENLQSAIEELETSNEELQAANEELLASNEELQSTNEELQSVNEELYTVNAEYQRKIAELTELTNDMDNLLASTDVGAIFLDRDLKVRKFTPQIAEKFHLLPQDAGRSIETFKHTIDHPELIADLKRVLATGERIERDLTTHHDNAFFLRILPYRAKGAVDGVVLTLIDVTGLKMAEDALFHERYLLNSLLGSVADAIYFKDAHGRFIRANRPVAAFGPPGQDDEVLRSGQAQHEQLERRVREDGSEAWDRATRLPLRDRQERIVGVIGIFRDVTEQKRAEEKIREAVKRRDQFLAMLSHELRNPLGAIVISTALLKETPPDGEAREKLVQILERQSQQMARLLDDLLEASRVTQNKIELRKQIVDLRSSVRDAADAVRSMMDAHELRFDVHIDRAAMHVYGDPTRLQQIQVNLLSNAAKYTPRGGHVVLEAKPEGEYAVIRVRDDGVGIAKDVLDTVFELFVQSKRTLDRSEGGLGLGLTLVRSLVDMHGGTVAAMSDGEGKGAEFVVRFPIARDAVEKARLPHKPTVRAPRGSRVVVVEDNTDSRDMLCTLLKHAGFDCRTAHDGPSGMALVENVKPDIAIIDLGLPGMDGFEIARRLRKMKRFESLYLVALTGYGQSADRKAAIEAGFDEHIVKPIHAEELLRLLTARDGISRSASAP from the coding sequence ATGAGTTCCTCGAGCGTGTTGCAGCCATCTCCCGCATTCGTCGTCGGCATCGGCGCGTCCGCCGGCGGGCTCGAAGCTCTCGAGCGCTTCTTCGACAGCCTGCCCAACGACACCAGCATGGCCTTCGTCGTCGTGCAGCACCTTTCACCCGACTTCAAGAGCTTGATGGACGAGCTCTTGGCACGGCACACCGAGCTGCCCATCTGCCTTGTCGAAGATGGGATGACGATCGAACCGAACCACGTCTATCTCATCCCGCCCAAGAAAGAGATGATCATCTCGGGAGGGAAACTCCTGCTCAGCGAGCGCGATCGCCAGCAGGAGCTAACCCTGCCCATCGACGTCTTTTTCCGGTCGCTCGCCCAAGATTGCCGCGAGCGCGCGGTGGCCATCGTGCTGTCGGGCGGGGGCACGGATGGCTCGCGGGGCATCCGCGACGTGTTCGAATCGGGTGGACTGGTCATCGTGCAGGACGAGGAGAGCGCGCAATTCGATGGCATGCCGCGAACCGCGCGGGATGCCGGCGTGGCGCACTGGGTGCTCGCTCCCGGGGAGATGCCGCGTGTTCTCATCGAGCATGCCGCGCGCCCGAAGGGTCATCCGCTCTTGCCAGAGACACCGGGCACGTCGCCCAAGGGGCTCCAGGCCATGTATCGGCTGCTGGAGCAAGAATTCGCCATCGACTTCACGCATTACAAACCGAGCACGGTGACCCGGCGCATCGAGCGGCGGCTGCAGCTCGCGCGCGCCGAGCACCTCGATGGCTACCTGGAGCGGCTCAAACGAGAGCGCTCGGAGCTCGACGTTCTCTACCGCGATCTCCTCATCGGCGTGACCCGATTCTTCCGCAACGAGGAAGCCTTCGAGGTCCTGGAAAAGCGCGTCCTGCCGGAGTTACTGCGCCGCGGGCCACAAGATGCGCCGTTTCGCGTGTGGGTCGCCGGCTGCGCGACCGGCGAGGAGGCATACTCGCTGGCCATCGTGCTTCACGAGCTCACGAGCCGCATGGGCAACCGGCTGGTGAAAATCTTCGCCACCGACGTGCACGCAGGCTCCCTCGAGATCGCCGCGCGCGGGCTGTACGACGAGGAGGCGATCAAGAACGTCGCCCCGCAGCGCCTCCAGCGCTACTTCCTGCAGCGCGGGAAAGCCTTCCAAGTCGTGCCGGAGATTCGGCAGATGCTGGTCTTCGCGCAGCACAACGTCATCAAGGATGCCCCCTTCACCCGCGTCGACTTCGTGAGCTGCCGCAACCTGCTCATTTACCTGCAACCGGCCGCGCAGCAAAAGGTGCTGAGCCTCTTTCACTTCGGCTTGAATCGAGGCGGCATCGTCTTCCTCGGGCCCAGTGAATCGCCAGGGCCCTTGCTGCACGACTTTCAGCCCGTCGACCGGTACTGGCGCATCTTTCAAAAGTACAGCGACGTGCGCATCCCCGTCGAACCGCGCCTCAAGCCGCCGAAGTTCGCCGAGACGTCCCTCGCATCGACCGCATCGATGCCCGGGTTTGGCCGTCAATCGTTCTCGCACTTGCTCGGCACGTACGATGCGCTGCTCGACGAGTTCATGCCTGCGAGCTTGCTCGTGAACGAGCGCGGGGAGTTGATCCACGCCTTCTCCGGCGCGAGCCGCTTCTTGAAGCGTCGCGACGGCCGGCAGGCGCTCGACATTCTCGACATGGTGGGCCCCGAGCTGAAAATGGTGCTCGTCGGTGGGCTGAAACGCGTGCTGCAGGAGGCGTCGCCCATCGTCTTCAAGGGCGTGCGCGTCGACGAGGTGCAGGGGCTCTACAAGATTACCCTGCGCCAGATCCGCAACCGCACGGGGAGCCTGCCCAACGTGCTCATCTCGTTCGAGACGGCGGAAGCGCCGCTCGCGAATGCGCCGCTCTCTACGGAAATCGACATGGGGCGCGTCGACGAGGCGCACCTTGCCGCGATGGAGGCGGAGCTTTCCTCGACGAAGGAGAACCTGCAGTCGGCCATCGAGGAGCTGGAAACGAGCAACGAGGAGCTGCAGGCCGCGAACGAGGAGCTCCTCGCCTCCAACGAGGAGCTGCAGAGCACGAACGAGGAACTGCAGAGCGTGAACGAGGAGCTCTACACGGTCAACGCGGAGTATCAGCGCAAGATCGCCGAGCTGACCGAGCTCACGAACGACATGGATAACCTCCTCGCCAGCACCGACGTGGGCGCCATCTTTCTCGATCGCGATCTCAAGGTGCGCAAATTCACCCCGCAGATTGCCGAGAAGTTCCATCTGTTGCCGCAAGACGCGGGGCGCTCGATCGAGACCTTCAAGCACACCATCGATCATCCGGAGCTCATTGCGGACTTGAAACGCGTGCTTGCGACCGGCGAGCGCATCGAGCGCGATCTCACGACCCATCATGACAACGCGTTCTTCTTGCGCATTCTCCCATACCGGGCGAAGGGCGCCGTCGACGGCGTCGTGCTCACCTTGATCGACGTGACCGGCCTGAAAATGGCGGAGGATGCGCTGTTTCACGAGCGCTACCTGCTCAACAGCCTGCTCGGGAGCGTGGCCGACGCGATCTACTTCAAAGACGCGCACGGGCGCTTCATTCGCGCGAATCGCCCCGTCGCCGCCTTCGGGCCGCCGGGTCAGGACGACGAGGTCCTGCGCAGCGGCCAGGCGCAGCACGAGCAACTCGAGCGCCGCGTGCGCGAAGACGGCAGCGAAGCTTGGGACCGCGCAACCCGGCTTCCGCTGCGCGACCGGCAGGAGCGCATCGTCGGGGTCATCGGCATCTTCCGCGACGTCACCGAGCAAAAGCGCGCCGAGGAAAAGATCCGCGAGGCGGTGAAGCGCCGCGACCAGTTCCTCGCCATGCTCTCGCACGAGCTGCGCAATCCATTGGGTGCCATCGTCATTTCGACGGCGCTGCTGAAGGAGACGCCACCCGATGGCGAGGCGCGCGAAAAGCTCGTGCAGATCCTCGAGCGTCAGTCGCAGCAGATGGCGCGGCTCCTCGACGATCTGCTCGAAGCGAGCCGCGTGACGCAGAACAAAATCGAGCTACGCAAGCAGATCGTCGACTTGCGCTCCTCCGTGCGCGATGCGGCCGATGCCGTGCGAAGCATGATGGACGCGCACGAGCTGCGTTTCGACGTGCACATCGATCGCGCGGCGATGCACGTCTACGGCGATCCGACTCGCCTGCAGCAGATCCAGGTGAACCTGTTGAGCAACGCGGCGAAGTACACGCCGCGCGGTGGACACGTGGTGCTGGAGGCGAAACCCGAGGGCGAATACGCGGTCATCCGCGTGCGCGACGACGGTGTCGGCATCGCCAAGGACGTGCTCGACACGGTGTTCGAGCTGTTCGTGCAGTCGAAGCGCACGTTGGACCGCTCCGAGGGCGGCCTGGGGCTCGGCCTCACCTTGGTGCGCTCGTTGGTCGACATGCACGGAGGCACCGTCGCCGCCATGAGCGATGGCGAGGGCAAAGGCGCGGAGTTCGTGGTCCGCTTTCCGATCGCGCGCGACGCGGTGGAGAAGGCGCGGCTTCCCCACAAGCCCACGGTGCGCGCACCCCGAGGCTCGCGCGTGGTCGTCGTCGAGGACAACACCGACAGCCGTGACATGCTGTGCACCTTGCTGAAACACGCGGGGTTCGACTGCCGGACGGCGCACGATGGGCCGAGCGGCATGGCCCTCGTCGAGAACGTGAAGCCGGACATCGCCATCATCGATCTGGGCCTTCCCGGCATGGATGGCTTCGAGATCGCGCGCCGGCTTCGCAAGATGAAGAGATTCGAGTCGCTCTATTTGGTTGCGCTCACCGGCTACGGGCAGTCCGCCGATCGCAAAGCCGCGATCGAAGCGGGGTTCGACGAGCACATCGTCAAACCCATCCACGCGGAGGAACTGTTGCGGCTCTTGACTGCGCGAGACGGCATCAGTCGTTCTGCATCAGCCCCTTGA